A window of Xyrauchen texanus isolate HMW12.3.18 chromosome 10, RBS_HiC_50CHRs, whole genome shotgun sequence contains these coding sequences:
- the LOC127650783 gene encoding H-2 class I histocompatibility antigen, K-D alpha chain-like, protein MLILEKHSLQYEYTALSTPDTFSGSVFSAVSVCDDRQISHYSHEEQDWTKSEIWRDVPELQHESRDWFLHHVNILSNCTNSTCSELHVLQRRAGCDVEKLPDGTIKNLKGFNEYQYDGEDFIAFNFNTTQWINKNPKAKETKLTWDHQTTENQIIKNQLKICMNWISTFNNTQRTRPDVEMFAVESPQDQNKLILTCLATGFFYPKHLERNMMLNSIKLDHVNSSGIRPNGDEIFQLRISVEIHRNEKEGFECHVNHISVKEPVISEWVEDRELTDNLCQPGQTSIPVLPTAHNTYFCFYMDDCPLVLF, encoded by the exons ATGTTGATTCTGG AGAAACACTCACTCCAGTATGAGTACACCGCCCTTTCCACACCGGACACATTCTCTGGATCTGTGTTCAGTGCTGTTAGTGTGTGTGATGATAGACAGATCTCTCACTACAGTCATGAAGAACAAGACTGGACGAAATCAGAAATCTGGAGAGATGTTCCTGAGCTACA ACATGAGTCTAGAGACTGGTTTCTACATCATGTTAATATTCTGTCAAACTGCACAAACTCCACGTGTTCTG AGCTTCATGTACTTCAGAGAAGAGCTGGATGTGATGTGGAGAAACTTCCTGATGGAACAATCAAGAATCTGAAGGGGTTTAATGAGTATCAATATGATGGAGAAGATTTTATTGCCTTTAATTTTAACACAACACAGTGGATCAATAAAAATCCCAAagccaaagaaacaaaactgaCGTGGGACCATCAAACAACAGAAAACCAAATCATCAAGAATCAACTCAAGATCTGCATGAACTGGATCTCCACATTTAATAATACTCAAAGAA CTCGTCCAGATGTTGAGATGTTTGCTGTTGAATCTCCTCAAGACCAAAACAAGTTGATTCTGACCTGTCTGGCCACTGGTTTCTTCTACCCCAAACACCTGGAGAGGAATATGATGTTGAACAGCATTAAACTGGATCATGTAAACTCTTCTGGAATCAGACCAAACGGTGATGAAATATTTCAGCTGAGAATCAGTGTGGAGATCCACAGAAATGAGAAAGAAGGTTTTGAGTGTCATGTCAATCACATCAGTGTAAAAGAGCCGGTTATATCAGAATGgg TTGAAGACAGAGAACTTACAGATAACCTGTGTCAACCTGGACAGACGTCTATTCCAGTCCTGCCTACAGCACACAATActtatttctgcttttatatgGATGACTGTCCACTTGTTCTCTTCTAA